GGTATCGGATAGCCCCGGTTGAGTTTGTTCATATCAAGAGAGGTCTGAAATGCCCGGATGCATGCTGCTTCCCTATGAATCTCGAGTTATGAAAATTAGTAATGTAATAGCTCTTGTTGTAATATTTCTATTGTTTGATACCAAATTATATGCTTTGCAAAAAGCATCTTTACCTTATGGAACAAGTTATATTTCTGATAAAAAATTACAGAATTGTGTGCGAAATTGGAATATGAAAACATTTAATTTTTTAATTGGAGGAGGAAATGATTTAAATAATAATGTTCAAATCAAAGTGTCAGGTTATCAAAAAATAATAGGAACATATACAAAATCAATTTCTGATTTGAAATTATATAGTGAGTCTAAAAATTGGAATTTTGAAGATATGTTAATCCATATGAAGATTGATTATCCATGTCGCAAAAAATGGAAAAATATGGATAAATATATAGTTTTGATGTCTAAAAAAGATATTTCGTCAGATGTTTATGATTTTAAGAAAAAAAATATATTGAATACAACATTTTATATAGGACATGAAGATCCATTTGACAGATTAAATATCGTGCTTTCTGAAGGAAGTTCTGGTTATGAAGGGCAGTGGGAGTATTGGGATGGTTCCAATTGGAAAATATTGAACGTAGAAGATGGAACTGAAAATTTGTCTACGGATGGGAGTATTAGTTTTATACCTCCTTCAAATTGGTCTCGGTTAAATATTCAAGAGGAAAGTATCTATAAAAAATGGTGGATAAGATTTAATCTGGCGTCATCTATAAAATCTCCAACAGTTGTTCAAGTCAAAGGCGATGATTGGATGAATGGTGATCTTTGTCGTGGATGGGATGAATCTAATCCCCAAATACATAATGTTGGAACTCCTGTCGCATATAATCCTAATCCGACGAGTAATTCAACTGCTCGTTTCCGACACCAAGCGCGCGCTACAGGTTATTGGAGTGCAAATTATATATATTACCATCCGCAAAATACTTCTCTCGATGGAACGCCAATGGCTGCTGATTATGTCGCTTCAAAAGCGATTGAATATTTATCAGAAAAAGAAAATAAAATTAATGCTTTAATGTTTGACACTGCAAATGGACAACTGAAAACGGGAATACGCTTGTCTAATCCGGAGTTATTTTCAGATGCAAATGGAAATTGGGAATTATTTTCAGAAAAAAGATATGAGTATGTTGTTAATAAAATAAAAGAAAAATTTCCAAAACATTGGGTCGGTGCTAATCCATACCCATGGAGAAGATCTTTTATTGAAAAAGGGGATTGGGCATTATACGAATTTCATTCTTATGCGAGGCAGCCATCTAGCCCACAAAATATAGTTAAATCTAAAAATTTTAAAAGAAATTTGTTATCATATGATGATTTTTTACCAGAGAATAATACTAAAAATATTAAAGGTGTTTTTTTATACAATGATACTCTAGATTGGGCGAGCCAAGGATTTTTTTTTGATAGAGGTAATAGAGGGCCTATCGCCTGTCTTGCGAAGCATTACATAGGAATGAATAACAATACTATTTTTGGGTATTATTCTCATGGTGCTTTTCGTTATGATGTCTCAGATGAAGTGTATTATTATTTAAAAGAAACAAAATTAAAAAAAGAGATTGATGTGTCTAGCAAAGGTGATTCCGTGTTGATCCAAGGGGAAGATTTTTCTGAACTTAAGTCTTATCCATATTTTGGTATGCGTATCCGTATTGGTGACGATATCTTTATGGTAAAGAAAATTGATAATCAAACACTTCAAACAAATGATCTTGTTCGTTTTCGTCATAACGTTGGCGAAAAAATTAGAATTATCGGAGTATCTCATCAATCAGTAGACAAAACTCTAGCCTGGGACAAGGTATATAAGTGGAGTTGGTTTTTCCCAGCTATGGCTGTTGATATCGGTCAACCTGATTCATCAGGACACAATTCTGGAAAATATGATTTGTCCTGGAAGAAAGGGGAAATGATTGGTGGTGGTCCAGAGATATGGCGACGAGATTATACAAAAGCAATTGTTTTATTAAGGACAGCAGGTTATAGAACAAGTTCGAAATATTTTACTAATTATTCAAATTCGATCCCTTTACATGGCCTGTATTATCCACTTTATGCAGATGGTACATTGGGTCAAGGAATCTCGGAAATTTCTCTGAGAGCCGGAGAAGGTGCGATTCTGATGAAAAAAAATTCAACACGTTGAATAAGATCAATATTTTAATGAATAGTAACAAAAGTATATTTAAAGGGACGTTTTTCACGGTCAGTACTCGCTGGTTTGATCGTTTTGTTGGGTTTCTGAGTACAATAATTTTAGCCAGGTTGTTATCTCCACAAGACTACGGAGTAGTCGCTATTGTAGCATTATCCGTTGGCATGGCGAGAGTTTTTTTGGATTTGGGGGTGCATGTAGCGTTGATCCAGATCAAAAATGTTACTCAGGATCATTACAATACAGCATGGACTATAAAATTAATTCAGTCTTCATTACTTACTTTTCTTTTGCTAATTTTTAGCCCTATTATTTCTAATTACTTTCAAGATGAAAGGTCTAAATTGGTTTTAATTTATTTATCTTTTATCCCGTTTATAAATTCATTTCAAAATATTGGGCTAATAGCTTTGCAAAAAAAAATGCATTTCAAACAAGAATTTTATTTTTTGTCAGTGAATAGGCTTTTTGGATTTTTTATTACAATATTGCTTGCTTTTATATTTAGATCTTATTGGGCTTTGGTTATTGGATCGCTTTCAACTGCGATTTCAGGAGTTTTTTTAAGTTATTGCTTTTGTCCAATGCGTCCATCACTTTCTATTAATAAATTTAAGGAAATATTTTCTGTGTCTAATTGGATGTTATTAAAAAATATTGGCCAATATTTTCAAACAAATCTTCATAAGATTATGGTGGGACATTGGGCTTCTTCAGCAACTCTAGGGGCCTATTCCTTGGGTAGTGATATTGCTGCGATGCCCACGAACGAACTTCTTGCGCCATTTAATCGCGTTTTGTTCCCTGCCTTTTCAAATCTGCAAGACGACCCTGCAGAATTGAAGCGAGTGTTTCTTCTTGCTCAAGGTTTTCAAACGCTTGTGGCCATGCCAGCTGCAGCAGGTTTGGCGCTTGTCGCTAACGATCTTGTGCCGTTGCTACTCGGAGCTAAGTGGGTTGAAGCAATTCCGTATATTCAGATCTTATCGTGGGGGGGGATTTTTAGTGCGCTGATAAGTACTAGCGGATTCCTCATGATATCACTCGGATATTTGAGGCTGAATGTGTTGTTTGTTTATGCCCAAGTTATTATTTTTGCCATACTTGTTTTTACTTTTTTTAGAGGAAGTGACGCAATCATTATTGCTAAAACACGTTTATTTGTTTCGATGTTTGGGATTTTCCTTGCTTTTGGTCTAGCTATGCATGTATTTCCTCGTATTCATGTTGTTGATTTATTAATGAATACTTTTCGTCCTATACTTGGAGTTGTTGCAATGTGCTTGACATTGTTTTTTTTAAATAATTATTTAAATTATATTCCATTATATAATATCGTTATGAAAACTATATTAGGTATTATTATTTATGTTGTTACAGTTTTGCTTTTATGGAAAATTAGTAAAAAACCTGACGGGGCGGAATCTTATATTATAGAAAAATTTAAAGTGTGGTATAAAGTTTAACTTTTATTTATTTTACAATAAATATTGTGACATTTTTTATATGAATAATAACAAAATTATACTTGGATCAAATTTTCCAGCAGAGGTTTTCGCTCGTAAGACTGAAGCCGGTATTGAGATTCAAGGACAGTACAAGTGGTTTTGGGGTTATAAAATTAATTCTGGTATTCAAGGAGACGGTGCATTTATTGAATGGAATTTTGAAAATGAACGATTAGAGTTGATTACGGATCGATATAGCATCATGCCCTTATACTATTATTTTGATGGATCGGATCTAGGATTTTCATATTCAGTCCAAAATTTGGTTGAGCGATATTCGTCATCAGATATTGATTATCAGGCATTGTCAGTTTTTTTACGACTTGGAAATTATATTGGTGATTCAACTGCTTTTTGTAATATCAAAAGGATTCGTCCTTTTTCTAGTTATGTTTTTGATAAAAATGGATTAAATATCGAACAAAGCAAAATTAATGTTCAAGTTTGTCAATTAGATAGAGATAACGCGATTAAGCATTACGCTAAAATATTTCAAAATTCGATTGAAAAATTTGCTCGAGTAGCTACAAAAAATGCGGTTGTTCCATTGTCTGGAGGTAAAGATTCTCGTCATATTCTTCTTTCACTTCTTAGTGCAGGTTTTAGTCCTGAATTTTGCATTACAGTTGATGATATTTCTAGAAAGTACGAACAAGAAGTTTTTATTGCACGAAATATTTGTGCTCAATGTGGCTTAAAGCACATCGAATTGATTAATAATATTTCTTGTTTTGATGCTGAAATAATAAAGAATGAATTAACAGGATATTCGACATTTGATCATGGCTTTTTTGTAGAGTTAAGGGAATATCTTGATTCACATAGTGTTGATTTCATATTTGATGGACTCGCAGGTGATGTTCTTTCTCAAAGTTCTTTTTTAAATCAAACAAAAACAGATTATTATATTTCAAAGAAATTTAATGCTCTTGCAAACGAAATATTGGGCGATGAAGGGTATTATCCTAAGATGCTTTCGTCTTCTGTATATGCAAAAATAAGCAGAGAGAATGCAATAATTGCCTTGATTGAAGAACTTCAAAAATATTCAGACTATCCTAATCCAGTTAGTCAGTTTTATTTTTGGAATAGGACTCGGAGAAGTATTTCTCTTAACCCAATTTTAGTTTTAGGTCACAAAAAGCATGTTTTTTTTCCTTACTTAGATGCTTCAGTATATGATTTTCTGATTTCTTTGCCAGTCGAATATGTATTAGAAAAGTCATTTCATACTATGGCAATCTCTTATACTTTTCCTGAATTTGATCATATTCCATATTCGTCAATAAGTATAGGAAAACCTATTTCTTTCATGTTTGTTTTTAAAAATATGATAAAAAATTTATTTTTAGTTTTCAAAATTCATAAACCTAATTCTGTAATGAAATATAATTTTTTTTTATTACGCTCTTTAAAGGCTTTATTATCAAAGTCATATTATTCTGTTTATGCAAATATTATGAAAACCAGCATTTATATTTTAAAATTGTTCGAAATATCAACTAAATATAAAATTTAATAATATGAATAATTTATTAATATCTATAGGTGATGTATCTGCAAATCATTTGTTTGTGAAACACGCCAAAACTTCGCGTTATCCAGAATATATATTTAAATTTGGAAATCTTTCAGTAGTTTTAAATTCTCAAAAGACAATAATAAGTGACGATAAATTACTTTTTTATTCCGGGGTGCCTCTCCCTACGCCAGTTGCCATCCCTTCATCATGGGATAATGCGGTAAAAGAATTTTCATCTTACGAAGGAATATTTAACATTTTTTATTTGGATAAGAGTTCTCGTAAATTTGTTGTTTGTACAGATTTTCTTGGTTTTCAACCTTTATATTGGATGACAGAGGGATCAAATATCTATTTTAGTAGTCATACTAAATTCTTTGAATCTGATTTTGATCCAGTGGGTTGGGGAAGTTTTTTGTCATTAGGTTATACGATAGGAAATTCTACACTCACATCAAATGTAAAACGTGTTCCACCAGCCAGTATTATAGTTATTGATCTCGACTCTAAGAAATTACTAACGCAACAGTATTGGAGTTTTTCCAGTATTAATAATAAACAATCTATTAATTTTCTTTTTGAATCTTTGGTAGATAGCGTTGATAAGGCAATTTCTGCCGCAAATTCGGAGCATTTTCTGTTAATGAGCGGAGGATTCGATTCTCGACTCATTGCCTGTATGCTGAAGAGAAGATCATGCCCGTTTCGAGGTGTAATCGTCAGTCATTATGACGAAAACTTTGACGCTGACGCAAGATTGGCGAAGGCTTTAGCCAGTCAATTAAGTATTCCATATGATTTTTATACTCCTGAAAAAGACTATTTCTCAAGTAAAGCATATCTTGATTATCTTTTTGATTCTGACTCAGAGATAGCAAGCCTTTATTTATTCATATCTCAGGTTGCACAATATGTTCCACAGGGTACGGTATGGGATGGGATTATTCCTGGCGGTAGTTTAAAAGGTAATAAAGGCGGTTTTCAAATATATTTTTCTTCAAGGATGAAAAAATATGAAGACCCTATATGGGATGCTGCTCGTCAGGTTTTCGCAAAAGGAGTTGCTGAGCAAATGTGGGAATCTTTTCAAGATGCCTTGCATAATGAGGTCTTTGATTACTCCGATGATAGTGAAGGAGTAACCCTTTTTAATTTTCAAAACAGGATGCGAAATAGGATAGCCCCTAATCCATTCAAAATTTTTCAAAAAAATGCTCAAATATTGACTCTTGGAGCGACTAAAGACTACATAAATTGCGCAATGGGATTTAATTATCAAGAAAAGGGTGCGCATAAGTTATATTTCGAACTTTTATCACGCTATATTCCTGAAGCTTTGAAACTCCCTTTTGCGCATGGTTTTAATTTAGTGCGTTCAAAAAAACATAATTATTTATTTGATATATTATTCGCGGCAAGTAATGTAGTTAATTTTTTGCGTCGACATCCTCGTTTAGTTGGGTTGCTTGGTTTAAATTTTAATAAAAATTTTTTTACAGATTCTTCTTTTATAAATTTTGATAAAGATGATTTTAAAAACGATAGTATGTTGAATTATCAGTTTGTAACAAAATTAATGCAAGGTGATGTCATTTCACCAATTGCAATGCATATTTTTTTTTACTGGCGCATTTGGCGAATGATCCATCAAGGAAATTTTTTACGTTCATTTGACAATTTTTTGCACAACGAGTGATGGATGTTACCGATCAAAATTATTTCAGTGGTGGGTGCACGGCCCAATTTCATGAAAATTGCGCCCTTTGTGAAGGCCATTGAGGGCCACAACGCACGTCACCCGAACAAGCCTGTCAGGCACATTCTCGTCCACACCGGCCAGCACTATGACATGCGCATGTCCGAGGGCTTCTTCCGCTGTTTGTCTATTCCGGACCCGGATATCAACCTTGAGATCGGATCCGGCACTCATGCCGAGCAGGTTGGCCAAACCATGATTGCCTTCGAGAAGGTGCTCCTGCAGGAGCGCCCTGACTGGGTCGTGGTGGTGGGGGACGTCAATGCCACCCTCGCTTGCTCGGTTACTGCCAAGAAATTGTGTCTCAAGGTCTGTCACATTGAGGCGGGCTTGCGCAGTGGCGACATAACCATGCCCGAAGAGATCAATCGTCTGGTCACCGACCGCTTGAGCGATCTGCTTCTGACGCCAGATCGACTCTCGAACGAGAATCTTCGTCGAGAGGGCGTGCCCGATGAAAAAATATGCTTCGTGGGCAACATTATGATCGATACCTTGGAGGCCAACCGTGAAAAAGCTGGCAACCTTGATCCGGCGGCCATTCTTCGTGAAAACCTTCTAATGCCCGGGGCGGGCTGTCCGGCTTTGGATGGCGGCTACGCCCTCTTGACCATGCATCGCCCTTCCAATGTGGATCAGAAGGAGGTTCTGGAGCCTATTCTGAACTTCCTGACCGACGAGGTCGCTGTCCGGATGCCTGTTATCTGGCCCATCCACCCACGCACTCGGAAGATGCTACAGACCTTCAGTCTTTGGTCAAAGGCAATGTCCTGCTCGAACCTGGTTCTACTGCACCCCATAGGCTACCATGAGATGTTGCGCCTGAACATGCAGGCCACCGTCATGCTGACTGACAGCGGCGGCCTGCAGGAGGAGTGCTGTGTTCTGGGTACCCCATGCCTGACCCTACGCTGGAATACCGAACGACCCGTGACCCTGAAGGAACACGGAGGTGCCAGCGTGCTGGTAGGAAACAATGTGGGACGGATTCGTAATGAATTTTTGATTGCGTTGGAGCTTGATAGGACCCCACAGCGACCAGATTTATGGGACGGCAAAGCAGCTGTGAGGTGCCTTGAGGCGTTGTTAAGGGAATGAAACAGGCAGGATTTTTGGGACTCAGTACAGGAGATAGATGCGTACTTCAGACGATTTGAGGAAGAGGCGTCCGAGTAGCCTTTTTATACTGACATCGAT
This DNA window, taken from Desulfomicrobium sp. ZS1, encodes the following:
- a CDS encoding lipopolysaccharide biosynthesis protein; translated protein: MNSNKSIFKGTFFTVSTRWFDRFVGFLSTIILARLLSPQDYGVVAIVALSVGMARVFLDLGVHVALIQIKNVTQDHYNTAWTIKLIQSSLLTFLLLIFSPIISNYFQDERSKLVLIYLSFIPFINSFQNIGLIALQKKMHFKQEFYFLSVNRLFGFFITILLAFIFRSYWALVIGSLSTAISGVFLSYCFCPMRPSLSINKFKEIFSVSNWMLLKNIGQYFQTNLHKIMVGHWASSATLGAYSLGSDIAAMPTNELLAPFNRVLFPAFSNLQDDPAELKRVFLLAQGFQTLVAMPAAAGLALVANDLVPLLLGAKWVEAIPYIQILSWGGIFSALISTSGFLMISLGYLRLNVLFVYAQVIIFAILVFTFFRGSDAIIIAKTRLFVSMFGIFLAFGLAMHVFPRIHVVDLLMNTFRPILGVVAMCLTLFFLNNYLNYIPLYNIVMKTILGIIIYVVTVLLLWKISKKPDGAESYIIEKFKVWYKV
- the wecB gene encoding non-hydrolyzing UDP-N-acetylglucosamine 2-epimerase, producing MLPIKIISVVGARPNFMKIAPFVKAIEGHNARHPNKPVRHILVHTGQHYDMRMSEGFFRCLSIPDPDINLEIGSGTHAEQVGQTMIAFEKVLLQERPDWVVVVGDVNATLACSVTAKKLCLKVCHIEAGLRSGDITMPEEINRLVTDRLSDLLLTPDRLSNENLRREGVPDEKICFVGNIMIDTLEANREKAGNLDPAAILRENLLMPGAGCPALDGGYALLTMHRPSNVDQKEVLEPILNFLTDEVAVRMPVIWPIHPRTRKMLQTFSLWSKAMSCSNLVLLHPIGYHEMLRLNMQATVMLTDSGGLQEECCVLGTPCLTLRWNTERPVTLKEHGGASVLVGNNVGRIRNEFLIALELDRTPQRPDLWDGKAAVRCLEALLRE